The proteins below come from a single Yamadazyma tenuis chromosome 5, complete sequence genomic window:
- the HHT1_2 gene encoding histone H3.1 (EggNog:ENOG503P1RT; COG:B) has product MARTKQTARKSTGGKAPRKQLASKAARKSAPSTGGVKKPHRYKPGTVALREIRRFQKSTELLIRKLPFQRLVREIAQDFKSDLRFQSSAIGALQESVEAYLVSLFEDTNLCAIHAKRVTIQKKDIQLARRLRGERA; this is encoded by the coding sequence ATGGCTAGAACTAAACAAACCGCAAGAAAATCTACTGGTGGTAAGGCCCCAAGAAAGCAATTAGCTTCTAAGGCTGCCAGAAAATCTGCTCCATCTACTGGAGGTGTTAAGAAGCCTCACAGATATAAGCCAGGTACCGTTGCTTTGAGAGAAATCAGAAGATTCCAAAAGTCTACTGAACTTTTGATCAGAAAGTTGCCATTCCAAAGATTGGTTAGAGAAATTGCtcaagatttcaagtcTGACTTGAGATTTCAATCTTCTGCTATTGGTGCTTTACAAGAATCCGTTGAAGCTtacttggtttctttgtttgaagacacTAACTTGTGTGCCATCCACGCCAAGAGAGTTACCATTCAAAAGAAGGACATTCAATTGGCCAGAAGATTGAGAGGTGAAAGAGCTTAA